The DNA segment ATCCTCGGGATATGTATATTCCATAACAACCGGCTCAAGGCAGAGACTTGGCCCCTGCCCCTTTGCCTCAAACTGCAGGGTAATCTTTTCTTCGGGGTAAATTCCAATAACCAGACGATTAGCTGCAATATTTGTCTCCAACACTCCACGGAACAACGAGTGCGGAACCTCCTTAAACTGCACTACAATTCTGGTCAATTTTTCCTGCAGGCATTTTCCGGAGGCCAGGTAAAACGGCACCCCTTTCCAGCGCCAGGTATCAACAAAGAGCCGCATCATCGCAAAGGTCGGAGTACAGGATTTCGGGTTAACGCCATCCTCGTTTCGGTAGGCAGGTACTGCCTTTCCTCCAATAGTACCTGCACCATACTGTCCCAAAATCACATTGTCGTTCAAGGTCTGGCCATTTAGAGGCTTCAGAGATCCAAAAACCTTCAGTTTTTCATCACGGACGCGGTCCGGTTCAAGTAAGGAAGGCGGCTCCATGGAGGTCAAAGCCAAGAGCTGCATCATGTGATTTTGGAACATATCCCGCACCACACCGGACTGCTCATAATACCCGGCCCGATGTTCTACACCGAGCTTCTCGGCAGTTATTATGCCAATATACTGAATATGACTCCTGTTCCAAATAGGTTCAAAAATAGTAT comes from the Desulfobulbaceae bacterium genome and includes:
- the zwf gene encoding glucose-6-phosphate dehydrogenase, which produces AIATGLGAAGLEKGETQSSWARLVVEKPFGHDTQSAIALDRIIKKSFAEEQVFRIDHYLAKETVQNILMLRFANTIFEPIWNRSHIQYIGIITAEKLGVEHRAGYYEQSGVVRDMFQNHMMQLLALTSMEPPSLLEPDRVRDEKLKVFGSLKPLNGQTLNDNVILGQYGAGTIGGKAVPAYRNEDGVNPKSCTPTFAMMRLFVDTWRWKGVPFYLASGKCLQEKLTRIVVQFKEVPHSLFRGVLETNIAANRLVIGIYPEEKITLQFEAKGQGPSLCLEPVVMEYTYPEDTEFSFDSYEKVLFDCILGDHMLFWHQQGVERAWSFLDPVLDLCDCAKYENTLQPYAAGSWGPESAREWMHLLVN